In Microbulbifer sp. GL-2, the following are encoded in one genomic region:
- the recG gene encoding ATP-dependent DNA helicase RecG produces the protein MSPDRALTSLAEQPVTALKGVGDKFALVLAKLHIHSLQDLLFHLPLRYQDRTRIVPVAGLTAGMDAVIEGEVTAADVVFGRRRSLVVKLQDMSGSITLRFFHFSAAQKNRFARGARLRCFGEARRGAAGLELYHPETEVVGSENAATEETLTPVYPLTEGVSQGRMRGLLQQAVALLRGGAVTELLPAELLPKVLRYPLRDALIYLHSPPAGTQLEQLGAGIHPAQQRLALEELLAHHLSLLELRRNSARVAAPPLPVNESLERDFLSRLPFSLTGAQQRVCEEISEDLTLNSPMMRLLQGDVGAGKTLVAAMAALKGIGAGAQVAVMAPTEILAEQHRVNFCNWLEPLGIQVAQLTGSLKAAERREQLAKVASGEAQLVVGTHALFQEEVTFHNLVLVIIDEQHRFGVRQRLELREKGAASGATGRLQPHQLIMTATPIPRTLAMSAFADLDCSIIDELPPGRQPINTVAISNDRRDQVMERVHSAIAEGRQAYWVCTLIEESESLQAQAAESTAEELAEMLDGVRVALVHGRLKAEQKEQVMSAFKAGEVDLLVATTVIEVGVDVPNASLMIIENPERLGLAQLHQLRGRVGRGSIASHCVLLYGTPLSQNGRARLQALRQHSDGFAIAEEDLRLRGPGEILGTRQTGEIQHRIADLQRDAELLPQVQRIATSPALDQEMRSQLIKRWLQNKPRFAEA, from the coding sequence GTGTCACCTGATCGAGCCCTGACCAGCCTTGCAGAACAACCTGTCACTGCTCTCAAAGGGGTAGGGGACAAGTTTGCCCTGGTGCTGGCCAAGCTGCACATTCACTCCCTGCAGGATCTGCTATTTCATTTACCGCTGCGCTACCAGGACCGCACCCGCATAGTGCCGGTTGCCGGGCTGACCGCAGGTATGGACGCAGTCATCGAAGGCGAAGTGACTGCCGCTGATGTCGTTTTCGGTCGACGGCGCAGTCTGGTTGTAAAATTGCAGGATATGAGTGGCAGCATCACTCTGCGGTTTTTCCATTTTTCTGCAGCGCAGAAAAACCGTTTCGCCCGCGGTGCACGCCTGCGCTGCTTTGGTGAGGCACGTCGCGGCGCCGCCGGCCTGGAGCTCTACCACCCGGAAACCGAAGTGGTGGGCAGCGAGAATGCAGCCACTGAAGAAACTCTCACCCCGGTTTACCCCCTGACCGAGGGTGTTAGCCAGGGACGCATGCGCGGACTGTTACAGCAAGCCGTAGCGCTCTTGCGCGGCGGCGCCGTCACCGAGTTACTACCCGCGGAGTTGCTACCCAAAGTATTGCGTTACCCGCTCAGGGACGCCTTGATTTACCTGCACTCACCTCCCGCCGGCACCCAGCTGGAACAGCTCGGCGCCGGTATACACCCGGCACAGCAACGCCTGGCGCTGGAGGAGTTACTCGCCCACCACTTAAGTCTGCTGGAGCTGCGTCGCAATAGCGCCAGGGTTGCTGCACCGCCGCTGCCGGTAAACGAATCCCTGGAGAGGGACTTTCTCTCGCGCCTGCCATTCTCACTCACCGGGGCACAGCAGCGGGTATGTGAGGAAATCTCCGAAGATCTCACCCTGAACAGCCCTATGATGCGCCTTTTGCAGGGAGATGTCGGTGCCGGTAAGACCCTGGTGGCAGCCATGGCCGCGCTCAAGGGCATCGGTGCAGGGGCCCAGGTTGCCGTAATGGCGCCCACGGAGATTCTTGCAGAGCAACACAGAGTCAACTTCTGTAACTGGCTCGAACCTCTCGGAATACAAGTGGCCCAACTGACCGGCAGTCTAAAGGCCGCTGAGCGGCGCGAGCAGCTGGCAAAAGTAGCCAGCGGTGAAGCACAACTGGTGGTTGGCACCCATGCGCTTTTCCAGGAGGAGGTGACTTTCCACAACCTGGTGCTGGTGATTATCGATGAGCAGCACCGCTTTGGTGTACGTCAGCGCCTGGAGCTTCGTGAAAAAGGCGCCGCCAGCGGTGCCACCGGTCGGTTACAGCCCCACCAGTTGATCATGACCGCAACTCCGATTCCACGCACCCTGGCCATGTCGGCCTTTGCCGATCTGGACTGCTCAATCATTGATGAGCTTCCGCCGGGAAGACAGCCCATCAATACCGTGGCAATTTCCAATGATCGTCGTGACCAGGTGATGGAGCGGGTGCACAGTGCCATTGCCGAGGGCCGCCAAGCCTATTGGGTCTGCACCCTGATTGAAGAATCAGAGAGTCTGCAGGCACAGGCAGCAGAATCTACCGCCGAGGAACTGGCAGAGATGCTGGATGGCGTGCGTGTGGCCCTGGTACACGGGCGTCTTAAAGCGGAGCAGAAAGAGCAGGTAATGAGCGCTTTCAAGGCAGGTGAAGTGGATCTGTTAGTAGCGACCACCGTGATCGAGGTAGGGGTGGATGTGCCCAATGCCAGTTTGATGATTATCGAAAATCCTGAGCGGCTCGGCTTGGCCCAGCTGCACCAGCTGCGCGGTCGCGTGGGGCGCGGCTCCATCGCCAGCCACTGTGTGCTGCTCTATGGCACCCCCTTATCGCAAAATGGGCGCGCACGCTTGCAGGCGCTGCGCCAACACAGTGATGGTTTTGCTATTGCCGAGGAAGACCTGCGCCTGCGCGGGCCGGGGGAAATCCTCGGCACCCGCCAGACTGGGGAGATCCAGCACCGCATAGCCGACCTGCAGAGAGATGCCGAGCTGCTGCCACAGGTGCAGAGGATTGCCACATCCCCAGCGCTGGATCAGGAGATGCGAAGCCAGCTGATTAAGCGCTGGCTGCAGAACAAGCCCCGTTTTGCCGAGGCTTGA
- a CDS encoding hydrogen peroxide-inducible genes activator, giving the protein MTLNELRYIVTLAQEQHFGRAAERCYVSQPTLSIAVKKLEKELGVALFERSKTRVQATPLGERIVAQAQLVLEQSAAIKDIASAGKDQLVSPLSVGAIFTIGPYLFPHFIPQLQHLAPEMPLYVEEGYTAVLRQRLRKGELDAIIIALPFTEPDVVTQPLYDEPFVVLMPTGHPLTKFESIDPEQLTEDNVLLLGEGHCFRDQVLEACPHLQLTMEKDTGGGGIRTAADGSSLETLRHMVASGLGITVLPLSAAAASQYASGLLETRPFIAPGPRRTVALAWRASFPRHRAIDILREAISQCHLIEP; this is encoded by the coding sequence ATGACTCTCAATGAATTGCGCTACATAGTCACTCTCGCCCAGGAACAGCATTTTGGCCGCGCCGCCGAGCGCTGTTACGTGAGCCAGCCAACCCTGTCTATTGCAGTTAAAAAACTGGAAAAGGAACTGGGTGTAGCGCTGTTTGAGCGCTCCAAGACCCGGGTCCAGGCTACCCCTCTAGGGGAGCGTATCGTGGCCCAGGCGCAGCTCGTACTTGAGCAATCGGCAGCGATCAAGGACATCGCCAGTGCCGGCAAGGACCAGCTGGTAAGCCCTCTTTCCGTTGGTGCAATTTTCACCATCGGACCCTACCTGTTTCCGCACTTTATCCCACAGCTGCAACACCTGGCTCCCGAAATGCCACTGTACGTAGAGGAGGGCTATACCGCCGTCCTGCGCCAGAGGCTGCGCAAGGGAGAGCTGGACGCGATTATTATCGCACTGCCATTTACCGAGCCGGATGTGGTCACACAACCCCTCTACGACGAGCCTTTTGTAGTGCTGATGCCCACCGGGCACCCCCTCACCAAGTTTGAGAGCATCGATCCGGAGCAACTCACAGAGGACAACGTACTATTGCTGGGTGAGGGCCACTGTTTCCGCGACCAGGTGCTCGAAGCCTGCCCACACCTGCAGCTGACCATGGAGAAGGATACCGGCGGCGGGGGTATCCGGACCGCCGCCGACGGCAGCTCGCTGGAGACCCTGCGCCACATGGTGGCCTCAGGACTGGGTATCACAGTGTTACCGCTATCCGCTGCCGCGGCATCGCAATACGCAAGCGGGTTACTGGAAACCCGCCCCTTTATCGCGCCGGGCCCACGCCGCACAGTCGCCCTGGCCTGGCGCGCCAGTTTCCCGCGCCACCGCGCCATTGACATTCTGCGTGAGGCGATCAGCCAGTGTCACCTGATCGAGCCCTGA
- the ubiA gene encoding 4-hydroxybenzoate octaprenyltransferase: protein MPYWQLARMDKPIGSLLLLWPTWAALWLAAGGWPGLHLLTVFTLGVILMRAAGCAVNDFADREIDGKVKRTVARPLATGSIPPKAALGLFAGLSLAAFGLVLTTNQLTILLSLPALALAFCYPFAKRHTHLPQVVLGAAFSMGIPMAFAAVTGEIPPQAWLLYVANLLWTLCYDTFYAMVDRDDDLKIGVKSTAILFGEMDKAMTATLQLLVLMALLLIGQRFDLGGIYHLSLVVVAALFTYQQWLIRERKREACFQAFINNNWVGLAIFAGISLHYVLH, encoded by the coding sequence ATGCCCTACTGGCAGCTGGCCCGTATGGACAAGCCCATTGGCTCCCTGTTACTGCTGTGGCCCACTTGGGCGGCACTGTGGCTCGCTGCAGGTGGTTGGCCAGGACTGCACTTGCTGACTGTATTCACCCTTGGGGTGATACTAATGCGAGCAGCCGGCTGCGCTGTAAACGATTTTGCCGATCGCGAAATCGATGGCAAGGTAAAACGCACTGTAGCGCGGCCGCTGGCCACTGGCAGTATCCCCCCAAAAGCAGCGCTCGGTCTTTTCGCTGGGCTCAGCCTGGCAGCCTTCGGGTTGGTACTAACGACCAACCAGTTAACCATTCTCCTTTCCCTGCCAGCCCTGGCCCTGGCCTTCTGCTATCCCTTTGCCAAGCGCCATACCCACCTGCCACAAGTGGTTCTGGGTGCCGCATTCAGCATGGGGATCCCCATGGCTTTCGCCGCAGTAACTGGCGAAATCCCACCTCAGGCCTGGCTTCTCTATGTTGCCAATTTGCTTTGGACCCTTTGTTACGACACTTTTTACGCAATGGTGGATCGGGATGACGATCTGAAAATCGGGGTCAAATCCACGGCAATCCTGTTTGGCGAGATGGACAAGGCGATGACTGCAACCCTGCAGCTACTCGTGCTAATGGCGCTGCTGCTTATTGGCCAGCGCTTTGATTTGGGGGGCATTTACCACCTTTCCCTGGTCGTTGTGGCCGCACTGTTCACCTACCAGCAGTGGTTGATACGCGAGCGAAAGAGAGAGGCTTGCTTTCAAGCGTTTATCAATAACAACTGGGTGGGGTTGGCGATATTTGCCGGAATTTCCCTGCATTATGTGCTGCATTAG
- a CDS encoding NAD-dependent epimerase/dehydratase family protein, whose amino-acid sequence MTQQEKLWILGCGDLGARLALNIDRKKYSVYGMRRNPLVALASKRRADVVNWRRGDATKAGDIERLLAGGADIVLATFTPDEHTPSGYQRAYVETARALAEAIPHLPKPPRLVLWVSSSRVYGQSGEDFIDEQTSPVPSGFQGESLLAAEDIIRSAIPGTCIVRFAGIYGPGRDRLLSQVRAGRCAPPQPPQYSNRIHVDDCIGFLLHLIERHKQGWSPEPLYIGADSKPVPMYELQQWLVKAMGYTSAHLREIVQTSERRSKKLSNQRMLASGYELKYPDYKVGYGALLEAEG is encoded by the coding sequence ATGACACAACAAGAAAAGCTTTGGATCCTTGGGTGTGGTGACCTTGGAGCGCGCTTAGCGCTGAATATCGACCGCAAGAAATACAGTGTCTACGGCATGCGCCGCAACCCTCTGGTGGCCCTGGCGAGTAAGCGCCGAGCCGATGTTGTTAACTGGCGCCGGGGAGACGCCACCAAGGCTGGGGATATTGAGCGTTTGCTGGCGGGCGGCGCTGATATTGTCCTCGCCACATTTACCCCCGACGAACATACGCCCAGTGGCTACCAGCGCGCATATGTGGAAACCGCCCGGGCTCTTGCTGAGGCTATTCCACACCTGCCCAAGCCACCTCGCCTGGTGCTGTGGGTATCTTCCAGCCGTGTTTACGGACAGAGTGGTGAAGATTTTATCGATGAGCAGACGTCACCGGTTCCCAGTGGTTTTCAGGGTGAGTCCCTGTTGGCAGCGGAGGATATAATTCGTTCGGCCATACCCGGCACCTGTATCGTGCGCTTTGCCGGTATTTATGGACCGGGCCGAGACCGTTTGCTATCCCAGGTGCGTGCGGGGCGCTGTGCGCCACCGCAGCCCCCGCAATACAGTAACCGCATTCATGTGGATGACTGCATTGGCTTTTTGCTGCACCTGATTGAGAGGCACAAGCAGGGATGGAGTCCAGAACCATTGTATATAGGCGCTGACAGCAAGCCTGTGCCCATGTATGAGTTGCAGCAGTGGCTGGTTAAAGCAATGGGGTACACCAGTGCCCATTTGCGCGAAATAGTTCAGACAAGCGAGCGCCGCTCGAAAAAACTCAGCAACCAGCGCATGCTGGCCAGTGGCTATGAGCTGAAATATCCGGATTACAAAGTGGGCTATGGCGCTCTACTGGAAGCGGAAGGTTAG
- a CDS encoding Rid family detoxifying hydrolase, translated as MPNRAIIKTDRAPAAAGTYSQAVKVNNTVYLSGQIGLSPETQQMVSGNFTDEARQVFHNLGAVCEAADGSLSHIVKLNLYITDSSNFAAVNEVMAEFFQEPYPARATVVVKELPLGAQFEAEGVMVP; from the coding sequence ATGCCCAACCGTGCGATCATCAAGACTGACAGGGCTCCGGCAGCAGCCGGGACCTATTCACAGGCGGTGAAGGTCAACAATACGGTTTACCTGTCCGGGCAAATAGGACTGTCACCAGAAACCCAGCAGATGGTTTCCGGTAATTTCACCGACGAGGCACGCCAGGTATTTCACAACCTTGGCGCCGTCTGCGAGGCAGCGGATGGCTCACTCAGCCATATTGTGAAGCTGAATCTGTATATTACCGATAGCAGCAACTTCGCCGCCGTTAATGAGGTAATGGCGGAGTTCTTCCAGGAACCTTATCCGGCGCGAGCCACCGTAGTCGTCAAAGAGCTGCCCCTGGGAGCCCAGTTTGAGGCCGAAGGCGTGATGGTGCCTTAG
- a CDS encoding GlsB/YeaQ/YmgE family stress response membrane protein, whose protein sequence is MGVLSWIILGLIAGALAKWIMPGKDPGGWIVTMVIGIIGAFIGGWLGALIGFGGPVTGFGFGDIITATIGAIIFLAVYRLLKRRGN, encoded by the coding sequence ATGGGAGTTCTATCCTGGATCATTCTCGGACTGATTGCCGGCGCCTTGGCCAAGTGGATCATGCCGGGCAAAGATCCCGGTGGTTGGATAGTAACCATGGTGATCGGCATTATCGGTGCGTTTATCGGCGGCTGGCTCGGCGCATTAATCGGTTTCGGTGGACCCGTGACCGGTTTCGGATTTGGCGACATAATAACAGCAACCATTGGTGCGATAATCTTTCTGGCGGTATACCGTTTACTCAAACGGCGTGGTAACTAG
- a CDS encoding chorismate lyase — MHQSPFVPTGDWRGQPLEPTLPQPPESLLPWLEYPGSLTAALKQQSGGDFRVQVLFQGWQLPLAEECLTLKLHEHSRALVREVLLYGRGQPWVYARSVLPMRSLQGKSRNLRSLDDRPLGELLFSEPGIHRGDIQFNRLQRNPKIQLEPLCSENENAWGRRSTFWLRGKPLLVAETFLSSFQPETPPMANAVTN, encoded by the coding sequence TTGCACCAATCTCCATTTGTACCCACCGGCGATTGGCGTGGGCAACCTCTAGAGCCAACACTACCCCAACCTCCCGAATCACTGCTGCCGTGGCTGGAGTATCCGGGATCACTGACGGCCGCCCTGAAACAACAGAGCGGGGGGGATTTTCGTGTACAAGTGCTCTTTCAGGGCTGGCAGCTCCCCCTTGCCGAAGAATGTCTCACCCTCAAACTACACGAGCACAGTCGCGCCCTGGTGCGGGAAGTTTTGTTGTATGGCCGAGGCCAACCCTGGGTCTATGCGCGCAGTGTACTGCCGATGCGCAGTCTGCAAGGCAAGTCACGCAATTTGCGCAGCCTGGACGATCGCCCATTGGGAGAGTTACTGTTCAGTGAACCGGGTATCCATCGAGGCGATATTCAATTTAATCGCCTGCAGCGCAACCCCAAGATTCAGCTGGAACCTCTCTGCAGCGAGAATGAAAATGCCTGGGGGCGCCGCTCTACTTTCTGGCTGCGGGGTAAACCTTTACTGGTGGCTGAGACTTTTCTCTCGAGCTTCCAACCCGAGACCCCACCTATGGCCAACGCAGTCACTAACTAG
- the phoB gene encoding phosphate regulon transcriptional regulator PhoB, which translates to MHSKTILIVDDEAPVRDMLRVALEMADYRCLEAENAQEAHALVIDEKPDLILLDWMLPDVSGVELARRLKRDELTTSVPIIMLTAKGEEDNKIKALETGADDYITKPFSPRELVARLKAVLRRAGPATPEDPLSAGNLVLDPLSHRVTIKGQPVDMGPTEFRLLTFFLSHQERAYTRTQLLDHVWGGNVYVEERTVDVHIRRLRKALTMDGHDRYIQTVRGTGYRFSVQTVEKV; encoded by the coding sequence ATGCACAGTAAAACGATCCTGATTGTCGATGACGAAGCCCCTGTACGCGATATGCTGCGGGTCGCTCTGGAAATGGCTGACTATCGCTGCCTCGAAGCGGAAAATGCCCAGGAGGCCCACGCCCTGGTCATAGATGAAAAGCCGGACCTGATCTTACTCGATTGGATGCTGCCGGATGTCTCCGGTGTCGAGTTGGCCCGGCGCCTCAAGCGTGATGAACTGACTACTTCAGTACCTATCATCATGCTCACCGCCAAGGGCGAAGAAGACAATAAAATCAAGGCCTTAGAGACCGGCGCTGACGATTATATCACCAAACCTTTCTCCCCCAGAGAGCTGGTCGCACGCCTTAAAGCGGTGCTGCGTCGCGCCGGACCAGCCACCCCGGAGGATCCCCTGAGCGCAGGCAACCTGGTGCTGGACCCACTCAGTCATCGGGTCACCATCAAGGGACAACCTGTAGATATGGGACCCACCGAATTCCGCCTGCTGACCTTTTTCCTCTCCCACCAGGAGCGCGCCTACACCCGCACCCAATTGCTGGACCACGTCTGGGGCGGCAATGTATATGTCGAGGAGCGCACCGTGGACGTACATATCCGTCGGCTGCGTAAGGCCCTGACAATGGACGGTCACGACCGCTATATCCAGACAGTACGCGGCACTGGCTACCGATTTTCTGTGCAAACTGTCGAAAAAGTGTGA
- a CDS encoding dicarboxylate/amino acid:cation symporter: protein MGLTTKILLGMIAGILLGCLFNFLNMSQLLGEGATTAINLYLTEGLFDIIGRIFIASLKLMVVPLVLVSLISGACALSEGSRIGPLAGKTVLLYMLTTAIAITLALCLALIFQPGVGVSETAAEATEAYQPKESPPLSEVLVNIFPTNPVAAMAEGNMLQIIVFALLMGYAISRCGEPGQRIAAFFNDLNAVVLRMVGVLMVFAPYGVFALLAKTFADLGFAGLLQLGKYFLVVLGALLLHALGTYSILLKLLSGLNPLELLKKMWSTMVFAFSTASSAATIPVTLSTVEKRLGVDNKIAAFTVPLGATINMDGTAIMQGVATVFIAQFFGVDIGLTGYLTVILTATLASIGTAGVPGVGLIMLGMVLQQVGLPLEGIAIVIGVDRLLDMVRTAVNITGDAVVSSVVAKSEGALDEETYYDSNYKSVSINDNQSTVGAH, encoded by the coding sequence ATGGGGCTGACTACAAAAATTCTGCTGGGGATGATTGCTGGCATTCTGCTGGGGTGCTTGTTCAATTTCCTGAACATGAGCCAGCTGCTCGGCGAGGGTGCAACCACCGCCATTAACCTATATCTGACCGAAGGGCTGTTCGACATAATCGGTCGAATCTTTATTGCCTCGCTGAAGCTGATGGTGGTACCACTGGTACTAGTTTCTCTGATTAGTGGCGCATGTGCACTGTCTGAGGGCAGCCGTATCGGGCCGCTGGCGGGTAAAACTGTTTTGCTCTATATGCTGACCACGGCTATCGCTATTACCTTGGCTCTGTGTCTGGCATTGATATTCCAACCTGGTGTTGGTGTGAGCGAAACCGCGGCAGAAGCCACCGAGGCTTATCAGCCAAAGGAATCCCCACCGCTTTCCGAAGTGCTGGTGAACATTTTCCCCACGAATCCAGTAGCGGCTATGGCTGAAGGCAATATGCTGCAGATTATCGTATTTGCCCTGCTGATGGGCTATGCGATTTCCCGCTGTGGCGAGCCGGGCCAGCGTATTGCAGCTTTCTTCAATGACCTCAATGCTGTCGTACTGCGTATGGTGGGTGTGCTGATGGTGTTTGCTCCTTACGGAGTTTTTGCTCTGCTGGCGAAAACCTTTGCCGACCTGGGATTTGCAGGTTTACTGCAGCTAGGGAAATATTTCCTGGTCGTGCTGGGTGCCCTGCTGCTCCACGCCTTGGGCACTTACTCAATACTGTTGAAGTTGTTGAGTGGCCTAAACCCACTGGAGCTGCTGAAGAAAATGTGGTCCACCATGGTATTCGCCTTTAGCACCGCGTCATCCGCAGCCACGATACCGGTGACCCTGTCGACTGTAGAGAAGCGCCTCGGTGTGGACAACAAGATCGCTGCCTTTACTGTTCCCCTGGGCGCCACGATCAATATGGATGGCACGGCGATTATGCAGGGGGTGGCGACCGTCTTTATTGCTCAGTTCTTCGGTGTGGATATTGGTCTGACGGGATACCTGACAGTGATTCTTACAGCGACTCTGGCTTCTATCGGTACCGCCGGGGTGCCCGGTGTCGGCCTGATTATGCTCGGTATGGTGCTGCAGCAGGTGGGTCTGCCACTGGAGGGGATTGCTATCGTGATCGGCGTCGACCGCTTGCTGGATATGGTGCGCACTGCGGTGAATATTACTGGCGATGCGGTGGTGAGTAGTGTGGTGGCAAAAAGTGAAGGCGCTTTGGATGAAGAGACTTATTACGATTCCAACTACAAGAGCGTGAGTATCAACGATAACCAGAGTACCGTTGGCGCCCACTGA
- the phoR gene encoding phosphate regulon sensor histidine kinase PhoR — protein sequence MLDRSIGEFSRFVIISLGCTILGFTSGNWSLALIAGLAAYLISLLWQQQRFNRWLANGRRGPAPTAFGIWGEIYDDFYRMQRRHRREKQKLHAMLRRVQDSTGALREGIVALENGDHLAWWNPAAGELLGLQASDSGQSLVNFVRDPGFVSYMHSEDTDSQEPLTLPAPGNETLRLQLEVTRYGKDEALVIVRDITRLHNLEQMRRDFVANVSHELRTPLTVIAGYLETLQGSDMAPPAWQRPLAQMGEQASRMTTLVNDLLLLARLETSERTGDDMPVDVQELMERVAREARSFSGGRHQIEVHSETHNCICGDASELYSAFANLVLNAVKYSPEEGEIKLRWWQDSLGGHFSVEDRGIGIDPMHIPRLTERFYRVDPGRSRDSGGTGLGLAIVKHVLLRHDGEMSVESTPAQGSTFTLHFPQQKVAGKVEKTPEVVAGT from the coding sequence ATGTTGGATCGCAGTATTGGCGAATTTTCACGTTTTGTAATTATCTCCCTGGGCTGCACCATTCTTGGGTTCACCTCAGGCAATTGGTCACTCGCCCTGATAGCGGGCCTGGCCGCCTACCTAATATCTTTATTGTGGCAACAGCAGCGTTTCAACCGCTGGTTGGCCAACGGCCGGCGCGGGCCCGCGCCAACGGCCTTCGGCATCTGGGGCGAAATCTACGACGATTTTTATCGCATGCAGCGCCGCCACCGCCGCGAGAAACAAAAACTCCACGCCATGCTGCGCCGAGTGCAGGATAGCACCGGCGCCCTGCGTGAGGGTATAGTCGCACTGGAAAACGGCGATCACCTGGCTTGGTGGAACCCAGCTGCCGGAGAGCTCCTCGGCCTGCAGGCCAGCGATAGCGGGCAATCCCTGGTTAACTTTGTGCGCGATCCCGGCTTTGTCAGCTATATGCACAGCGAGGATACCGACTCACAGGAACCCCTGACCCTACCCGCTCCAGGTAATGAGACACTGCGCCTGCAGCTGGAGGTGACCCGTTACGGAAAGGATGAAGCGCTGGTTATCGTTCGCGATATCACCCGCCTGCACAACCTTGAGCAGATGCGTCGTGACTTTGTCGCCAATGTTTCTCATGAGTTACGCACCCCCCTGACAGTTATCGCTGGTTACCTGGAAACCCTTCAGGGCAGCGATATGGCTCCGCCTGCATGGCAACGTCCTCTGGCACAAATGGGAGAGCAGGCCTCCCGTATGACCACCCTGGTCAATGATTTATTACTTCTGGCACGCCTTGAGACTTCGGAGCGCACAGGCGACGACATGCCAGTGGATGTGCAGGAGCTGATGGAACGGGTCGCACGCGAGGCGCGCAGCTTCAGCGGCGGCCGCCACCAGATAGAAGTGCACAGCGAAACCCACAACTGTATTTGCGGCGATGCCAGCGAGCTGTACAGTGCCTTCGCCAACCTGGTGCTGAACGCAGTGAAGTACAGCCCTGAAGAGGGGGAAATCAAACTGCGCTGGTGGCAGGACAGCCTGGGGGGACACTTTAGTGTCGAGGACCGAGGTATCGGCATAGATCCAATGCATATTCCGCGCCTGACAGAGCGCTTCTACCGGGTAGATCCCGGCCGCTCGCGGGACAGCGGCGGCACCGGTCTGGGGCTGGCGATCGTGAAGCATGTATTACTGCGCCACGATGGAGAGATGAGTGTTGAAAGCACTCCCGCCCAGGGCAGCACTTTCACTTTGCACTTCCCACAACAAAAGGTGGCAGGCAAAGTGGAGAAAACACCTGAGGTAGTGGCGGGCACCTGA